One Cucumis sativus cultivar 9930 chromosome 1, Cucumber_9930_V3, whole genome shotgun sequence DNA segment encodes these proteins:
- the LOC101210880 gene encoding DNA-(apurinic or apyrimidinic site) lyase yields the protein MKRFFKPIEKEGSSKKVALSPSLKDGDDGDSEASVPDKKEPLKFVTWNANSLLLRVKNDWSEFTKFVTNLDPDAIAIQEVRIPAAGSKGASKNQGELKDDTNTSREEKQMLMRALSSPPFANYRVWWSLSDSKYAGTALFIKKCFQPKKVFFNLDRIASKHEVDGRVILAEFETFRLLNTYSPNNGWKEEEKSFKRRRKWDKRMLEFVIQSSDKPLIWCGDLNVSHEEIDVSHPDFFSAAKLNGYIPPNKEDCGQPGFTLAERNRFNAILKEGKLIDAHRFLHKEKDMERGFSWSGHPIGKYRGKRMRIDYFLVSESLVGRIVSCEMHGQGIELKGFYGSDHCPVSLELSEASSCPESQKN from the exons ATGAAGCGCTTCTTTAAACCGATAGAGAAGGAAGGGTCTTCGAAGAAGGTGGCTCTCTCACCTTCGCTGAAAGATGGTGATGATGGTGATTCAGAAGCATCAGTGCCGGACAAGAAAGAGCCtcttaaatttgtaacttGGAATGCAAATAGTTTACTTCTTCGAGTTAAAAATGACTGGTCGGAGTTCACCAAGTTCGTAACCAACCTTGATCCGGATGCTATTGCCATACAA GAAGTAAGGATTCCTGCAGCAGGTTCAAAAGGTGCATCTAAAAACCAAGGAGAGTTGAAAGACGACACAAATACATCACGGGAAGAGAAGCAG ATGTTGATGCGTGCTCTTTCCAGTCCACCCTTTGCAAACTATCGTGTTTGGTGGTCTCTTTCAGATTCCAAGTATGCTGGAACTgcattgtttataaaaaagtgttttcaACCAAAAAAGGTTTTCTTCAATCTAGACAGAATAG CTTCAAAGCATGAAGTGGATGGTCGCGTAATTTTAGCTGAATTCGAGACATTTCGTTTATTGAATACATATTCACCAAATAATGGATGGAAGGAAGAGGAGAAGTCTTttaaaaggagaagaaaatgggaCAAGAGAATGTTGGAGTTTGTTATCCAATCTTCTGACAAGCCTCTTATATGGTGTGGTGACCTGAATGTTAG TCATGAAGAGATTGATGTGAGCCATCCAGATTTTTTCAGCGCAGCAAAACTTAATGGGTACATACCCCCAAATAAGGAG GATTGTGGGCAGCCTGGATTTACCTTGGCTGAAAGGAATCGTTTCAATGCTATATTGAAAGA AGGAAAGCTGATAGATGCACATAGATTCCTGCACAAGGAGAAAGACATGGAGCGTGGCTTTTCTTGGTCTGGACACCCCATTGGAAA GTACCGAGGCAAAAGGATGAGAATTGACTATTTCTTAGTTTCCGAGAGTCTCGTAGGTAGGATTGTTTCATGTGAGATGCATGGGCAAGGGATTGAACTAAAAG GTTTCTATGGAAGTGATCATTGCCCCGTTTCTCTTGAGCTGTCAGAAGCCAGTTCTTGCCCCGAGTCTCAGAAGAACTGA
- the LOC101210063 gene encoding lysine-specific demethylase JMJ705, with product MAGTAMAAEPTQEVLSWLKTLPLAPEYHPTLAEFQDPISYIFKIEKEASKFGICKIVPPVPPSPKKTVIVNFNKSLAARAAPCSDSTNSKSPPTFTTRQQQIGFCPRKTRPVQKSVWQSGEYYTFQQFEAKAKNFEKSYLKKCTKKGGLSPLEIETLYWRATLDKPFSVEYANDMPGSAFVPVSAKMFREAGEGTTLGETAWNMRGVSRAKGSLLKFMKEEIPGVTSPMVYVAMMFSWFAWHVEDHDLHSLNYLHMGAGKTWYGVPRDAAVAFEEVVRVQGYGGEINPLVTFAVLGEKTTVMSPEVLVSAGVPCCRLVQNAGEFVVTFPRAYHTGFSHGFNCGEAANIATPEWLNVAKDAAIRRASINYPPMVSHYQLLYDLALSSRAPLCTGAEPRSSRLKDKRRSEGDTVIKELFVQNIVENNSLLDNLGGGASVVLLPPGSLESIYSRLRVGSHLRSKPRFPTGVCSSKEETKSPQSFDYDNLALENSPVINRVKGFYSANGPYSTLSERSTDNVCASSLRPLNANNERGGNVQSNGLSDQRLFSCVTCGILSFACVAIIQPREQAARYLMSADCSFFNDWVVGSGIASEGISTRDRHPVSSQQISNSGKRDKCVSDGLYDVPVQAVNRQLPLAGESYEANLNTEKRNETSALGMLALTYGHSSDSEEDNAEADAALNVDDAKLMICSSEDQYQFENSGLTSGEYSKNTAILNHDPSSFGINSADHMQFQVNDYEEFRRADSKDSFNCSSESEMDGIGSTKKNGLTRYQDSHVNGRSSLDADTEKPVFDKSTETVETENMPFAPDIDEDFSRLHVFCLEHAKEVEQQLRPIGGVHILLLCHPDYPKMEAEAKLVAQELSMSHLWTDTIFRDATQDEEKRIQLALDSEEAIPGNGDWAVKLGINLFYSANLSHSPLYSKQMPYNSVIYNAFGRSTSANSSGKPKVYQRRTGKLKRVVAGKWCGKVWMSNQVHPLLEKRDPQEEDVDIFPSWTMSDEKVDRKSANIQKNETVKVNRKSAGKRKMTYGRETIKKAKLVESEDMVSDASVEDCIHQHHSILRNKQSKFVECNDPMSDDSVEDDSSRKHGVPVSKGAPYFGTDDTGSDDSLGDRHTLHRGFSGFKLPRWGEIEPSVSDDSLEHYSSQHRGKNIKSRTGKYIERQDALSDECLESGSLKQYRRIPKSKQTKVLKKNAILHDIRDDSFLWHHQKPSRIKKAKFIETEDAVSEHSLENSSHQHRSMPQIKPAKHTAWEDAFSDDPDEDDNSLLQHRNVRSNMQFREITSDDQLDDGANQYSRRVLRRKPVKTETISQMKQEILRPVKRGASQTLKEEFAQSLKRGGRHTLKLETPQPKIHHATNRRGKRNEKLTDLESEDEQPGGPSTRLRKRTPKPTKLSEAKVKDKKPVAKKKMKTGSSLKTPAGHRDSKARDEESEYLCDIEGCNMSFGTKQELALHKRNICPVKGCVKKFFSHKYLVQHRRVHMDDRPLKCPWKGCKMTFKWAWARTEHIRVHTGARPYVCAEPGCGQTFRFVSDFSRHKRKTGHSTKKGRG from the exons ATGGCAGGCACAGCCATGGCCGCGGAGCCGACTCAAGAGGTACTTTCTTGGCTCAAAACCCTACCGTTAGCTCCTGAATATCACCCGACTTTAGCAGAGTTTCAAGAtccaatttcatatattttcaagATCGAAAAAGAGGCTTCTAAGTTTGGAATCTGTAAAATTGTGCCCCCTGTTCCTCCTTCACCGAAGAAAACTGTAATTGTCAATTTCAATAAGTCGCTTGCAGCTCGTGCTGCCCCCTGTTCTGACTCGACTAATTCTAAGTCTCCGCCTACATTCACTACTCGACAACAACAGATCGGGTTTTGTCCGAGGAAAACACGACCGGTTCAGAAATCAGTGTGGCAGAGTGGTGAGTATTATACATTCCAGCAATTTGAGGCTAAGGCGAAGAACTTTGAGAAAAGctatttgaagaaatgtaCGAAGAAAGGAGGGCTTTCGCCTTTGGAAATCGAAACGCTCTATTGGAGGGCAACTTTGGACAAGCCCTTTTCTGTGGAATATGCAAACGATATGCCTGGTTCAGCTTTTGTGCCAGTAAGTGCTAAAATGTTCAGGGAGGCAGGGGAAGGAACAACGCTTGGGGAAACGGCGTGGAACATGAGGGGTGTGTCTAGGGCGAAAGGGTCTCTGTTGAAGTTTATGAAGGAAGAGATTCCTGGAGTGACTTCGCCAATGGTGTATGTTGCTATGATGTTCAGTTGGTTTGCTTGGCATGTGGAAGACCATGACTTGCATAGTTTGAATTATCTGCATATGGGGGCGGGAAAGACATGGTATGGCGTACCTAGAGATGCTGCTGTGGCTTTTGAGGAGGTTGTAAGGGTTCAGGGATACGGAGGAGAAATTAATCCACTTG TAACTTTTGCTGTTCTTGGTGAGAAGACTACTGTGATGTCACCTGAAGTTTTAGTTAGCGCTGGTGTTCCATGTTGCAG GTTAGTGCAAAATGCAGGTGAATTTGTTGTCACTTTTCCTCGAGCTTATCATACAGGTTTCAGCCATG GATTTAACTGTGGGGAGGCAGCCAATATTGCAACTCCAGAATGGTTAAATGTTGCAAAAGATGCTGCAATTCGTAGAGCTTCGATCAATTATCCTCCTATGGTCTCTCATTATCAGTTGCTATATGATCTTGCTTTAAGTTCCAg AGCTCCTCTGTGCACTGGTGCGGAACCAAGAAGTTCAcgactaaaagataaaaggagGAGTGAAGGAGACACAGTTATTAAAGAGTTATTTGTACAGAATATTGTCGAGAATAACAGCCTGCTGGACAATCTTGGGGGAGGAGCTTCAGTTGTACTTCTTCCCCCAGGTTCTTTAGAATCTATTTATTCAAGACTGCGTGTTGGATCCCACCTGAGGTCAAAACCTAGATTTCCTACTGGCGTTTGCAGTTCTAAGGAAGAAACCAAATCTCCTCAAAGTTTTGATTATGATAATCTCGCACTAGAAAATAGCCCGGTAATTAATCGAGTGAAAGGTTTCTATTCGGCGAATGGGCCATATTCTACTCTATCTGAAAGAAGCACGGACAATGTATGTGCTTCAAGTTTAAGGCCTTTGAATGCGAACAATGAACGGGGTGGTAATGTTCAAAGCAATGGATTATCAGATCAAAGACTGTTTTCTTGTGTTACATGTGGTATTTTAAGTTTTGCCTGTGTAGCCATCATCCAACCCAGAGAACAAGCTGCTAGGTACCTTATGTCAGCTGACTGTAGCTTCTTTAATGATTGGGTTGTTGGTTCCGGGATAGCCAGTGAAGGGATTTCTACTAGAGATCGGCATCCAGTTAGCTCTCAGCAGATTAGTAACAGTG GAAAAAGAGATAAGTGTGTCTCTGATGGGTTGTATGACGTCCCAGTCCAGGCTGTCAATCGCCAGCTTCCATTAGCAGGTGAAAGTTACGAAGCAAACTTAAATACTGAAAAACGAAATGAGACTTCTGCCCTTGGCATGCTTGCATTGACTTACGGACATTCTTCTGATTCCGAGGAGGACAATGCTGAAGCAGATGCTGCTTTAAATGTGGATGATGCTAAACTAATGATTTGTTCTTCAGAAGACCAATATCAGTTTGAAAATTCTGGCCTTACTTCTGGTGAATATAGTAAGAATACTGCAATTTTGAATCACGACCCCTCGTCATTTGGTATTAACTCTGCAGATCATATGCAATTTCAAGTCAATGACTATGAAGAATTTCGACGAGCTGATTCCAAAGACTCGTTCAATTGTTCTTCTGAGTCTGAAATGGATGGCATAGGTTCAACGAAGAAAAACGGTTTAACTAGATATCAAGATTCACATGTGAATGGCAGATCTTCCTTAGATGCTGATACTGAAAAACCAGTGTTTGACAAGTCCACTGAAACTGTCGAGACTGAGAATATGCCATTTGCTCCAGATATCGATGAAGACTTCTCTAGATTGCATGTATTTTGTCTAGAGCATGCAAAAGAAGTGGAACAACAACTTCGACCAATTGGAGGAGTGCACATTCTTTTACTTTGTCATCCAG acTATCCGAAGATGGAGGCAGAAGCAAAACTGGTGGCACAAGAGTTAAGTATGAGTCATCTATGGACTGATACGATATTCAGAGATGCCACCCAAGATGAAGAAAAGAGGATTCAGTTAGCTTTAGATAGCGAGGAAGCAATTCCGGGTAATGGAGATTGGGCTGTAAAGTTGGGAATAAATCTCTTTTATAGTGCCAACCTTAGTCACTCTCCTCTTTATAGTAAGCAGATGCCATACAACTCTGTTATTTATAATGCATTTGGCCGTAGTACTTCTGCCAACTCTTCTGGTAAGCCAAAAGTCTATCAAAGGAGGACTGGAAAGTTGAAAAGAGTAGTTGCAGGGAAATGGTGTGGGAAAGTCTGGATGTCCAATCAAGTTCATCCTTTGCTGGAGAAGAGAGATCCTCAAGAAGAAGATGTAGACATCTTTCCTTCTTGGACGATGTCAGATGAGAAGGTTGATAGGAAATCGGCAAATATCCAGAAAAATGAGACTGTTAAGGTAAATAGAAAGTCTGCTGGCAAGAGAAAAATGACTTATGGGCGCGAAACAATTAAGAAAGCCAAACTTGTAGAGTCAGAGGACATGGTTTCAGATGCTTCGGTTGAAGATTGTATCCATCAGCATCATAGTATTCTACGGAACAAGCAATCCAAATTTGTTGAATGCAATGATCCAATGTCGGATGATTCTGTGGAGGATGATTCTTCTAGAAAACATGGAGTTCCCGTCAGCAAGGGAGCGCCATATTTTGGTACAGATGATACCGGTTCAGATGATTCTCTTGGAGATCGTCATACTCTGCACAGAGGGTTCTCTGGATTCAAGCTACCCAGATGGGGTGAGATAGAACCTTCAGTTTCTGATGATTCCTTAGAGCACTATTCTTCTCAGCATCGTgggaaaaatattaaaagcaGGACAGGAAAATACATTGAGAGACAAGATGCACTTTCAGATGAGTGTCTGGAGAGTGGCTCTCTTAAGCAATATAGAAGGATTCCGAAAAGCAAACAAACCAAAGTTCTTAAAAAGAATGCCATTTTACATGATATACGAGATGACAGTTTTCTTTGGCATCATCAAAAGCCCTCCAGAATCAAGAAGGCCAAATTTATTGAGACTGAAGATGCAGTTTCAGAGCACTCCCTAGAAAATAGTTCTCATCAGCATAGAAGTATGCCTCAAATAAAACCAGCCAAGCACACTGCGTGGGAAGATGCATTTTCAGATGATCCAGATGAAGATGATAATTCTCTTCTGCAGCATCGGAATGTTAGAAGTAACATGCAATTCCGAGAAATTACATCAGACGATCAGCTTGATGATGGCGCTAATCAATATAGTAGGAGGGTACTCCGAAGGAAGCCGGTCAAGACAGAGACAATTTCGCAAATGAAACAGGAGATCCTGCGACCTGTAAAGCGAGGAGCCTCCCAGactttgaaagaagaatttgcTCAATCTTTAAAACGTGGAGGCCGCCATACATTAAAATTAGAGACCCCTCAGCCAAAAATACACCATGCCACAAATCGACGCGGTAAGAGGAATGAAAAATTGACTGATTTAGAATCAGAAGACGAGCAACCAGGTGGACCTAGTACACGTCTTAGAAAAAGAACTCCAAAACCTACTAAACTTTCAGAAGCAAAAGTGAAAGATAAAAAACCAGTTGccaagaaaaagatgaagactGGTTCATCTTTGAAGACTCCAGCAGGCCATAGAGATTCGAAAGCAAGGGATGAGGAATCAGAATATCTTTGTGACATCGAGGGTTGCAATATGAGTTTTGGTACAAAACAAGAACTTGCCTTACACAAACGAAATATCTGTCCTGTCAAGGGGTGTGTGAAGAAGTTTTTCTCACACAAGTACCTTGTGCAGCATCGTCGAGTCCACATGGACGATCGTCCCCTCAAATGTCCATGGAAGGGCTGTAAGATGACTTTCAAATGGGCATGGGCACGAACAGAACATATTCGTGTCCATACAGGTGCTCGCCCTTATGTTTGCGCTGAACCAGGCTGTGGTCAGACATTCAGATTTGTTTCGGATTTCAGTCGTCACAAGCGGAAGACTGGACATTCGACAAAGAAAGGTAGAGGTTAA